One window of Microcoleus vaginatus PCC 9802 genomic DNA carries:
- a CDS encoding carbohydrate kinase, which translates to MNLYLGIDFGTTGARSTVIDSQGTIHCETEYTFANNGQQQRELPSVWQNALWDSIEQIPPTIRNQVRAIALDGTSSTVMLCNTDGIPVCEPILYNDARGAAVTERLRAIAPANHTVLSATSSLAKLLWWQEGGLEAHPTKQFSLCGTGILPVVEKLYFLHQADWLAFLLHGKLGISDYHNALKLGFDVDTLCYPNWLIEGIAGAATPELPQVVAPGTPVGEVRAQVGDRFGFPRDCMICAGTTDSIAAFLASGVNLPGEAVSSLGSTLAVKLLSHTRVDDSRYGIYSHKLGDLWLVGGASNTGGAVLRHFFTDVELETYSTQIDPEQESLLDYYPLLKKGDRFPINDPNLPPRLEPRPTDSVEFLHGLLESIARIEARGYQLLQELGATPLTKVYTAGGGAKNAVWSAIRKRYLKVPVETPIHTAAAYGVALLAMRGAMGI; encoded by the coding sequence ATGAATCTTTATTTGGGAATAGATTTCGGCACGACTGGCGCTCGATCGACTGTCATAGACTCCCAGGGTACAATACATTGTGAGACTGAATATACTTTTGCCAACAACGGGCAACAACAGCGTGAATTGCCCTCGGTGTGGCAAAATGCGCTGTGGGATTCGATCGAGCAAATTCCCCCAACAATCCGCAATCAGGTAAGGGCGATCGCCCTTGACGGCACATCTTCCACTGTCATGCTGTGCAATACCGACGGTATACCAGTATGCGAGCCGATTTTATACAATGATGCGCGCGGTGCAGCGGTGACTGAGAGGTTGCGGGCGATCGCCCCTGCCAACCACACAGTATTAAGCGCTACATCCAGTCTGGCTAAACTCCTGTGGTGGCAGGAGGGCGGGCTAGAAGCCCACCCGACAAAACAATTCAGTCTTTGTGGAACAGGCATCTTGCCTGTTGTTGAGAAGCTTTATTTCCTGCATCAAGCTGACTGGCTGGCATTTCTGCTGCACGGAAAATTGGGAATTAGCGACTATCACAATGCTTTGAAACTCGGTTTCGATGTTGATACTTTGTGCTATCCGAATTGGCTGATAGAGGGAATTGCGGGCGCTGCAACTCCTGAATTGCCGCAAGTTGTGGCACCGGGCACGCCTGTGGGGGAAGTGAGAGCTCAAGTGGGCGATCGCTTCGGTTTTCCCCGCGATTGTATGATTTGTGCTGGTACAACCGATAGCATTGCCGCATTTTTAGCAAGCGGTGTCAATTTACCAGGGGAAGCAGTAAGTTCTCTCGGCTCTACACTAGCAGTCAAACTGTTAAGTCATACCCGCGTAGATGATTCTAGATACGGGATTTACAGTCATAAATTAGGCGATTTGTGGTTAGTTGGAGGTGCTTCTAATACCGGAGGTGCGGTGCTACGACACTTTTTTACTGATGTTGAGTTAGAAACTTATAGCACACAAATTGATCCAGAACAAGAGAGTTTGCTGGATTATTACCCATTGTTGAAAAAGGGCGATCGCTTTCCGATTAATGACCCGAATTTGCCGCCGCGACTCGAACCGCGTCCCACTGATTCTGTGGAATTTCTGCACGGTTTGCTAGAAAGTATAGCGCGAATTGAAGCGCGGGGATATCAATTATTGCAAGAATTGGGTGCAACTCCTTTGACCAAAGTTTATACGGCTGGCGGCGGGGCAAAAAATGCGGTTTGGAGTGCGATTAGAAAGCGTTATTTAAAAGTCCCTGTTGAAACGCCGATTCATACTGCGGCTGCTTACGGGGTGGCGCTGTTGGCGATGCGGGGGGCGATGGGGATATAA
- a CDS encoding protein kinase, producing MSQCLNPDCLFQNPSGSTKFCQKCGNKLLLGDRYGAQKIIGQGGFGRTFLAIDEYKPSKPPCVIKQLYPQFQGTSSIQKATELFELEAVRLEQLGKHSQIPELLAYFSQDGRQYLVQEFIDGENVAQTLESKGYFSETQIRNLLNNLLPVFEFIHSRQVIHRDIKPENIILRQDGQLVLVDFGAAKYATQTALAVTGTRIGTAGYTAPEQANGKAIHASDIYSLGVTCLCLLTQVKPIDLFDDTEFEWVWREHLKTSVSSELGQILDKMIQPAIKKRYQSATEVLQALASQSPQPSPQVPPPPPDSLKSARDVDYTRLRDLLATGEWKEADQETFKVMLKAARREKEGWFDTNSIENFPGDDLRTIDKLWVKYSQGHFGFSVQKKIWLEIGGKVDYDTECKLGDRVGWRKRRKGRKEWLSYNDLTFNLQAPRGHLPSCARVFAWGGEGLGWVVGVLGWLGLVVWFSLLSHREL from the coding sequence ATGAGCCAGTGTCTAAACCCTGATTGCCTATTCCAAAACCCCTCTGGCTCTACAAAATTTTGTCAAAAATGCGGCAATAAACTGCTATTGGGCGATCGCTACGGAGCCCAAAAAATTATTGGACAAGGGGGATTTGGGCGCACTTTTCTAGCTATTGACGAGTATAAACCCTCAAAACCTCCCTGCGTTATTAAACAATTGTACCCCCAATTTCAAGGCACTTCTAGTATCCAGAAAGCTACTGAGTTATTTGAGCTTGAAGCAGTACGCCTAGAACAGTTGGGTAAACATTCTCAAATTCCCGAATTATTAGCATATTTTAGTCAAGATGGACGGCAGTATTTAGTCCAAGAATTTATCGACGGTGAAAATGTAGCCCAAACACTAGAATCTAAGGGATATTTTAGCGAAACGCAGATTCGCAATTTGCTTAATAATTTACTGCCAGTATTCGAGTTCATTCACTCTCGCCAAGTTATTCATCGAGATATCAAGCCAGAAAATATTATTCTTCGGCAAGATGGGCAACTGGTTTTAGTTGACTTTGGAGCCGCGAAATATGCGACACAAACGGCTCTAGCGGTAACGGGAACGAGGATCGGGACGGCTGGATATACGGCACCAGAACAAGCCAACGGCAAAGCTATTCATGCGAGTGATATTTATAGTCTGGGTGTCACTTGTCTGTGTCTGTTAACTCAGGTTAAGCCAATTGATTTATTCGATGATACCGAGTTTGAGTGGGTGTGGCGAGAACACTTAAAAACATCTGTCAGTTCGGAACTGGGTCAGATTTTAGATAAAATGATACAACCTGCTATTAAGAAACGTTATCAGTCTGCTACTGAAGTGTTGCAGGCTCTTGCTTCTCAATCACCTCAACCATCACCTCAAGTACCTCCTCCGCCACCAGACTCCCTGAAATCGGCGCGGGATGTTGACTATACTCGTCTCCGGGATTTATTGGCCACAGGGGAGTGGAAAGAGGCGGATCAGGAAACATTCAAGGTGATGTTAAAAGCTGCTAGACGCGAGAAGGAAGGTTGGTTCGATACGAACTCGATCGAGAATTTTCCTGGCGATGATTTGCGGACGATCGACAAATTGTGGGTAAAATACAGTCAGGGTCACTTTGGCTTTAGCGTCCAGAAAAAAATCTGGTTAGAAATAGGCGGTAAAGTTGATTATGACACTGAATGCAAGCTAGGCGATCGTGTCGGTTGGCGAAAGAGGAGAAAGGGGAGGAAAGAGTGGTTGAGCTACAATGATTTAACCTTTAATTTGCAAGCACCACGGGGGCACCTCCCGTCCTGTGCGCGTGTGTTTGCGTGGGGGGGAGAAGGATTGGGTTGGGTTGTTGGGGTGTTGGGGTGGTTAGGGTTGGTTGTATGGTTCTCTCTTCTTTCACATCGAGAGCTGTAA